ACCGCCAGCAGCAGGCCGCCGGAGGTTTGCGGATCGCACAGCAGGCTGCGCCAGGCGTCCGGCATGTCGCCCATCAGGTGGCCGTAGCTCGCAAAGTTACGGCTGGTGCCGCCCGGCACCGCGCCCTGCGCGATGTATTCTTCAACGCCTGGCAGTTTCGGCACGGCCTCATACCAGAGCTCCGCCTGCAGGCCCGCGCCCTGGCACACTTCGCTGAGGTGTCCCAGTAGCCCGAAGCCGGTGACATCCGTCATCGCCCGGACGCCGTCGATCTCTGCGAAATCAGCGCCCGCTTTATTCATGGTGCACATCACTTCTGTCGCCAGCCCCTGATGCTCAGGGCGCAGCAGCGATTTTTTCTCGGCGGTGGTCAGCACGCCGATACCCAGCGGTTTGGTGAGAAAGAGTTTGCAGCCCGCCTCGGCGGTGCTGTTTTTCTTCACGCGTTCGGTCGGCACGACGCCTGTGACCGCCAGGCCGAAAATCGGCTCCGGCGCGTCGATGGAGTGGCCGCCCGCGAGCGCAATGCCCGCCTGCTGACACGCAAAGCGCCCGCCTTCCACCACCTCGCGCGCGATTTCCGGCGCGAGCGTGTTAACCGGCCAGCCGAGGATCGCAATCGCCATGATCGGTTTGCCGCCCATCGCGTAGATGTCGCTGATGGCGTTGGTCGCAGCGATTCGGCCGAAATCGAACGGGTTGTCCACGATAGGCATGAAGAAATCCGTGGTGCTGATAACGCTCGTGCCGTTGCCGAGATCGTACACCGCCGCGTCGTCGCGCGTTTCGTTGCCGACAAGCAAGTTGGGGTCGATAAACTTCGCCTGATCGCTGTGCAGGATGGTTTCCAGCACCTTCGGGGAAATTTTACAACCGCAACCTGCTCCGTGGCTGTACTGGGTCAGACGAATCGCTTGCTCACTCATGGACCGCTCCTTGTTTGGTCAGAATCAGGTGATCGTTGTCATTCGATAAAGCGCGCTTATGGTAGCGCCAGAAAGACGGGGTGGTAAGTATGGCTGTCTGAATTGCGCCGCTTTTGCTCACAATCCAGACAGTTTTGCGCGTGGCCTTCAGAAATGACGCACGAAGGGGGCGGTGTCCGGCAGGTTAATCGTGGTGGAGGCCTTCAGTTGCGGCGTGC
The genomic region above belongs to Cronobacter malonaticus LMG 23826 and contains:
- the selD gene encoding selenide, water dikinase SelD; translation: MSEQAIRLTQYSHGAGCGCKISPKVLETILHSDQAKFIDPNLLVGNETRDDAAVYDLGNGTSVISTTDFFMPIVDNPFDFGRIAATNAISDIYAMGGKPIMAIAILGWPVNTLAPEIAREVVEGGRFACQQAGIALAGGHSIDAPEPIFGLAVTGVVPTERVKKNSTAEAGCKLFLTKPLGIGVLTTAEKKSLLRPEHQGLATEVMCTMNKAGADFAEIDGVRAMTDVTGFGLLGHLSEVCQGAGLQAELWYEAVPKLPGVEEYIAQGAVPGGTSRNFASYGHLMGDMPDAWRSLLCDPQTSGGLLLAVEPAAEAQVQAVAAQHGITLSAIGELKTARGGRPMVEIR